In Candidatus Binatia bacterium, the following proteins share a genomic window:
- a CDS encoding acyl-CoA dehydrogenase family protein, with protein MIDFEISPEIENTRQMIHMVAEQAMRPISREYDEREHEKPWDFLNMMWNASRSQSAVTFGGGREKKAGPSIRHMTSAVTIEELSWGDAGLYLSIPNPGLGGAAVAAAGTPEQRERFLERFKDGEPKWAAMAITEPGCGSDSAAITSTAVRDGDYWVLNGTKIFVTSGLMAAEKSDGFVVVWATVD; from the coding sequence ATTGAAAACACGAGGCAGATGATCCACATGGTTGCGGAGCAAGCCATGCGACCGATCTCGCGCGAGTACGACGAACGCGAGCACGAGAAACCGTGGGACTTCCTCAATATGATGTGGAACGCGTCCCGCTCGCAGAGCGCGGTCACTTTCGGCGGCGGTAGAGAGAAAAAGGCCGGCCCGTCGATCCGGCACATGACGTCGGCCGTGACCATCGAAGAGCTGTCGTGGGGCGATGCCGGGCTGTACTTGTCCATCCCTAACCCGGGACTGGGCGGCGCCGCGGTGGCCGCCGCCGGCACCCCGGAGCAGCGCGAGCGCTTCCTCGAGCGCTTCAAGGATGGCGAACCGAAGTGGGCCGCCATGGCGATCACTGAGCCGGGCTGTGGTTCCGACTCCGCCGCCATCACCTCGACCGCGGTGCGCGACGGCGATTATTGGGTGCTGAACGGCACCAAGATTTTCGTCACCAGCGGTCTCATGGCGGCCGAAAAATCCGACGGCTTCGTGGTCGTGTGGGCGACGGTGGACA